In one window of Maribacter sp. BPC-D8 DNA:
- the secA gene encoding preprotein translocase subunit SecA, translating into MSFINSILKAFVGDKSQKDVKELQPLVDQIKSFESKLESLSHDELRQKTIEFKKAIQESIKEKTDQISALEEEVKNSTDIDKNEDLYTEIDRLKEESYTISEETLNKLLPEAFAVVKETAKRFANNETLEVTASEYDRTLSGSKEYVTLEGSNAIWKNSWDAAGKEVTWDMVHYDVQLIGGIAMHQGKIAEMHTGEGKTLVATLPLYLNALSGNGAHLVTVNDYLAKRDSAWMAPIFQFHGLSVDCIDYHRPNSDGRRAAYNADITYGTNNEFGFDYLRDNMAHTPKDLVQRPHNYAMVDEVDSVLVDDARTPLIISGPVPEGDRHEFNELKPKVDEIVRKQRQHLTGVLAEAKKLIAEGDTKEGGFLLLRVYRGLPKNKALIKFLSEEGVKQLLQKTENYYMQDNNREMPVVDEDLLFVIDEKNNQIELTDKGVNYISGEQDKDFFVMPDIGGEIAKIENQNLEIEKEAELKEELFKDFTIKSERIHTMSQLLKAYTLFEKDTEYVVMENKVMIVDEQTGRIMDGRRYSDGLHQAIEAKENVKIEALTQTFATVTLQNYFRMYSKLAGMTGTAVTEAGEFWEIYKLDVMEIPTNRPIAREDKNDLIYKTKREKYNAIIEEVTKISQSGRPVLIGTTSVEISELLSKLLSVRKVPHNVLNAKLHKKEADVVAEAGNAGIVTIATNMAGRGTDIKLSDAVKKAGGLAIIGTERHDSRRVDRQLRGRSGRQGDPGSSQFYVSLEDNLMRLFGSDRVAKMMDKMGLEDGEVIQHSMMTKSIERAQKKVEENNFGVRKRLLEYDDVMNAQREVVYKRRRHALQGERLKLDIANMVYDTCEVIVESNKAASDFKNLEFELIKYFSITSPVDEAEFDKMTAQEITGKIYKAAYEYYNDKMERNAAAAFPVIKKVHEDNANNFERIVVPFTDGIKSLNVVTNLQEAYDSNGKQLVTDFEKNISLAIIDDSWKTHLRKMDELKQSVQLAVHEQKDPLLIYKFEAFELFKSMIEQVNKDVVSFLFKGELPSENPNAIQEERNVQPKENLQTSKEEIPNSDELAARSRAVSQNQAERPSVTETITREQPKIGRNERVTIKNVMSGESKTVKFKQAEPLLQNGSWVLTQD; encoded by the coding sequence ATGAGTTTCATTAATTCCATCCTAAAGGCATTCGTTGGTGATAAGTCACAAAAAGATGTAAAGGAATTACAGCCTTTAGTAGACCAAATAAAGTCATTCGAATCGAAGTTAGAATCCCTAAGTCACGATGAACTTAGGCAGAAAACTATAGAGTTCAAGAAGGCTATTCAAGAATCTATTAAAGAGAAAACAGATCAAATAAGTGCTTTAGAAGAAGAGGTTAAAAACTCTACCGACATTGACAAAAACGAAGATCTTTACACAGAAATAGATAGATTAAAAGAAGAATCTTATACCATTTCTGAAGAGACCTTGAACAAATTACTACCTGAAGCTTTTGCTGTAGTAAAGGAAACTGCAAAGCGTTTTGCTAATAATGAAACCTTAGAAGTGACAGCTTCTGAATATGACAGAACGTTGTCAGGTTCGAAAGAATATGTCACTCTTGAAGGCAGCAATGCTATTTGGAAAAATTCTTGGGATGCCGCAGGTAAAGAAGTTACTTGGGATATGGTACATTACGATGTACAACTTATTGGTGGTATTGCCATGCACCAAGGTAAAATTGCAGAGATGCATACTGGTGAAGGTAAAACCCTTGTTGCTACCCTTCCTTTATATTTAAATGCCTTAAGTGGTAACGGTGCTCACTTAGTAACCGTTAATGATTACTTAGCAAAAAGAGATAGTGCTTGGATGGCACCTATATTTCAATTTCATGGCCTATCTGTAGATTGTATCGATTACCACAGACCAAATTCTGATGGTAGAAGAGCAGCCTACAATGCCGATATTACTTATGGTACTAATAATGAATTCGGATTCGATTACCTGAGAGATAATATGGCGCATACTCCAAAAGATTTGGTACAACGCCCACATAATTACGCCATGGTCGATGAGGTCGATTCAGTTTTGGTCGATGATGCCCGTACGCCATTGATTATATCTGGTCCGGTACCAGAAGGTGATCGTCATGAATTTAATGAACTAAAACCAAAGGTTGACGAAATTGTAAGAAAGCAACGTCAGCATTTAACTGGTGTATTAGCAGAAGCTAAAAAATTAATTGCAGAAGGTGATACTAAAGAAGGTGGATTTCTTTTGCTACGTGTATATCGTGGTTTACCTAAAAACAAAGCATTAATAAAATTCTTAAGTGAAGAGGGAGTAAAACAATTACTTCAGAAAACAGAGAATTATTACATGCAAGACAACAACAGGGAAATGCCAGTTGTTGATGAAGACTTGTTGTTTGTAATCGATGAAAAGAACAACCAAATAGAATTGACCGATAAAGGGGTTAATTATATTTCGGGTGAGCAGGATAAAGATTTCTTCGTGATGCCAGATATTGGTGGAGAAATTGCCAAGATTGAAAATCAAAATCTTGAAATTGAAAAAGAAGCTGAACTTAAAGAAGAGCTTTTTAAAGATTTCACTATTAAAAGTGAACGTATACATACCATGAGCCAATTATTAAAGGCTTACACCCTATTCGAAAAGGATACGGAATATGTGGTAATGGAGAATAAAGTAATGATTGTAGATGAGCAGACCGGTCGTATTATGGACGGTCGTAGATACTCTGACGGTTTACACCAAGCAATTGAAGCAAAAGAGAATGTAAAGATCGAAGCATTAACTCAAACTTTTGCAACGGTTACTTTACAGAACTACTTTAGAATGTACAGTAAACTTGCTGGTATGACGGGTACTGCTGTTACAGAAGCTGGCGAATTCTGGGAAATCTACAAGTTAGATGTAATGGAAATCCCTACCAACAGACCTATCGCTAGAGAAGATAAAAATGATCTTATCTACAAAACGAAAAGAGAAAAATACAATGCAATTATTGAGGAAGTCACCAAAATAAGTCAATCAGGCAGACCTGTATTGATAGGTACAACCTCTGTAGAAATATCAGAATTACTATCTAAATTATTGAGTGTTCGTAAAGTGCCACATAATGTACTGAACGCGAAACTTCACAAGAAAGAAGCAGATGTAGTTGCTGAAGCTGGTAATGCGGGTATTGTAACTATAGCAACCAACATGGCTGGTCGTGGTACTGATATTAAGTTGTCTGATGCTGTTAAGAAAGCAGGCGGACTAGCAATTATAGGTACAGAAAGACATGATTCTCGTCGTGTAGATAGACAGTTAAGAGGTCGTTCTGGACGTCAAGGAGATCCAGGAAGCTCTCAATTCTATGTTTCGTTAGAAGATAACCTAATGCGTTTATTCGGTTCTGACAGGGTTGCTAAGATGATGGATAAAATGGGCTTGGAAGATGGTGAAGTTATTCAGCATAGCATGATGACCAAATCTATTGAACGTGCTCAGAAAAAAGTTGAAGAAAATAACTTCGGTGTACGTAAGCGTCTTTTAGAGTATGATGATGTTATGAACGCGCAACGTGAAGTTGTATACAAAAGAAGACGTCATGCATTACAAGGCGAGCGTCTAAAGCTAGATATTGCCAATATGGTTTATGACACCTGTGAGGTAATCGTAGAAAGCAATAAAGCTGCAAGTGATTTTAAGAATTTAGAATTTGAATTAATCAAATACTTCTCTATCACATCACCTGTAGATGAAGCTGAATTTGATAAAATGACCGCTCAAGAAATTACGGGTAAAATTTATAAGGCAGCTTACGAGTATTATAATGACAAGATGGAGCGTAATGCTGCAGCAGCTTTCCCTGTAATTAAAAAGGTACATGAAGATAACGCCAATAACTTTGAGCGTATCGTAGTTCCTTTTACTGACGGTATAAAAAGCTTGAATGTAGTAACTAACCTTCAAGAAGCATATGACAGTAACGGTAAGCAATTGGTTACCGATTTTGAGAAAAATATCTCATTGGCTATTATAGATGATTCGTGGAAAACACATCTTCGTAAAATGGATGAGTTGAAGCAATCGGTACAGTTAGCTGTTCACGAGCAAAAAGATCCTTTATTAATTTATAAGTTCGAAGCATTTGAACTTTTTAAGTCGATGATCGAACAAGTAAATAAAGATGTTGTCTCTTTCTTATTTAAAGGAGAACTACCTTCAGAAAATCCTAA